A single Mangrovimonas sp. YM274 DNA region contains:
- a CDS encoding 50S ribosomal protein L25/general stress protein Ctc: protein MKSITINGSQRESVGKKATKALRNAGQVPCVLYGGDKPVHFSAPELAFSKLVYTPDAHTVVIALENGDTYNAVLQDIQFHPVTDRILHIDFYQLFEDKEITMDIPVHIIGTSRGVLNGGVLRKNKRKLRVKALPANLPDFIEADITPLRIGSKLYITALENEAYRFLHPDNTVVCQVRRSRAAMNVSDDDEDLDDDAAETPAAEAQE from the coding sequence ATGAAATCAATTACAATCAATGGATCTCAAAGAGAAAGCGTGGGCAAAAAAGCAACGAAAGCCTTGCGTAATGCTGGACAGGTTCCTTGCGTATTATACGGAGGAGATAAGCCAGTACATTTCTCAGCACCTGAATTAGCATTCTCCAAACTGGTTTATACGCCTGATGCGCATACAGTTGTGATTGCTTTGGAAAATGGCGATACTTACAACGCTGTTTTACAGGACATCCAATTTCACCCTGTAACTGACAGAATTCTTCACATCGATTTCTACCAGTTATTCGAGGACAAAGAAATTACTATGGATATCCCAGTTCACATTATCGGTACTTCCAGAGGGGTATTAAATGGTGGTGTATTGCGTAAAAACAAGCGTAAACTTAGAGTGAAGGCACTTCCTGCTAACTTACCAGATTTTATCGAGGCAGACATTACGCCTTTGAGAATTGGTAGCAAGCTTTACATTACAGCTTTAGAAAATGAAGCGTATAGATTCTTACACCCAGACAACACTGTAGTATGTCAAGTAAGACGTTCTAGAGCAGCCATGAACGTGTCTGATGACGATGAAGATCTAGATGACGATGCAGCTGAGACACCAGCAGCAGAAGCTCAAGAATAG
- the pth gene encoding aminoacyl-tRNA hydrolase, whose protein sequence is MKKFLIVGLGNIGDKYTETRHNIGFKVLDYLADKESLTFETQKLGDIATYKLKGRQFILLKPNTYMNLSGKAVQYWLTKEKIPMENLLVITDDLNLPFGTLRLKTKGSDGGHNGLKDIQDKLQTTKYNRFRFGISDAFAKGRQVDYVLGEWTPEETEKLPERLTKSIELINSFGLAGVTNTMNTFNGK, encoded by the coding sequence ATGAAAAAATTTCTAATAGTAGGCCTTGGTAACATTGGTGATAAATACACCGAAACCCGACATAACATAGGATTTAAGGTATTGGATTATTTAGCCGACAAGGAATCCCTCACTTTTGAAACCCAAAAATTAGGTGATATTGCCACTTACAAATTAAAAGGAAGGCAGTTTATTCTTCTGAAACCAAACACCTATATGAACTTGAGCGGAAAAGCCGTTCAATATTGGCTCACCAAGGAAAAGATTCCTATGGAAAACCTTTTGGTAATCACGGATGATTTAAATCTTCCATTTGGGACCCTTCGCCTGAAAACCAAAGGCAGCGATGGTGGACATAATGGACTAAAAGACATACAGGACAAATTGCAAACCACTAAATACAATCGTTTCCGGTTTGGTATTAGCGATGCTTTTGCCAAAGGCAGACAAGTGGATTATGTTCTAGGTGAATGGACTCCTGAAGAAACCGAAAAGCTTCCCGAGCGACTGACAAAATCCATCGAACTGATCAACTCATTCGGGTTGGCAGGCGTTACCAATACAATGAACACTTTTAATGGAAAATAA
- a CDS encoding reprolysin-like metallopeptidase, with the protein MKEILENAPLRGSISGKSNTVIEFPSANGEFQSFRVLESPIMDPVLAAKYPMIKTYKAFGIEDPTASMRFSLTQFGLHALVLSGKQSTVYIDPYTEDLKNYMVYQKVDLGLNTQDFSCLQEDGLSLDSIDDGVTTQRVAADDEKLRTYRLALSCTGEYGALFAGSGDVATQKANVQAQMVITMNRVNEIYERDLAITMEFIPNNDEVIYLSSFSDPWQGEYNFKTAETLDDVIGVANYDIGHNFNTSGGGNAGCIGCVCASSSQYSFHKGRGFTGSPNPVGDAFYIDYVAHEMGHQFGAYHTQSSVQCFSGNGESEVEPGSGSSIMGYAGICYPNVQSNSDAHFNYISVKQITDNVKTGVGNNCAEETDLVNQAPVANAGNDYVIPASTAFVLTGSATDVDGIETLTYNWSQNDASPTGKYSTPMSTWTTGPVYRSLLPTDSPQRYLPKLEDVLNGNLTPTWEVTPSVSRDLNFAFLVRDNGSGVGNGIGQTDADLMTVTVNADAGPFAVTSQNEEGIVWNSGETETVTWDVAGTTANNINTSHVNILLSTNGGDSFDIVLAENTPNDGQEDIVIPDVLPSFFCRVMVQAVDNIYYAVNSQVFALGYTCVQYDSGDLNLEIPDGVGANSPGDILLSSINIEDSQVIESIKVYTDISHNWSGDLFLELRHPDGETVVTLYDRNCNDGQDDLDVVFDDEGSVISCSNPVSGVFIPETPLSTFSDLNAEGEWQLAITDFYSSDQGTLNSWYIELCALTNSSLGIDEFAANEFNIFPNPNKGEFTIKLNSHSGNDIQVDVYDIRGRLIYGKAFDNSSDFNQTISLSNVYSGMYLVTVNDGERSATKKIIVE; encoded by the coding sequence TTGAAGGAGATTCTTGAAAATGCTCCCTTACGAGGTAGTATTTCAGGAAAATCCAATACTGTTATCGAATTTCCTTCAGCCAATGGAGAATTCCAGTCGTTCAGAGTCTTGGAATCTCCAATTATGGATCCTGTATTAGCAGCAAAATACCCTATGATTAAAACTTACAAGGCTTTTGGTATTGAGGATCCAACGGCTTCAATGCGTTTTAGTTTGACGCAGTTTGGTTTGCATGCTCTGGTGCTTTCAGGTAAACAAAGTACTGTATATATAGATCCTTATACGGAGGATCTTAAAAATTATATGGTCTATCAAAAAGTTGACTTGGGTCTTAATACACAAGATTTTTCTTGTTTACAGGAAGATGGCCTTTCTTTAGACTCAATTGATGACGGTGTGACTACGCAGCGAGTAGCTGCTGATGATGAAAAATTGCGTACCTATAGATTAGCCTTGTCTTGTACAGGGGAGTACGGTGCATTATTTGCTGGGTCAGGAGATGTTGCTACTCAAAAGGCAAATGTTCAGGCGCAAATGGTGATTACAATGAATCGTGTAAATGAAATTTATGAACGTGATCTTGCCATTACCATGGAATTTATACCTAACAATGATGAGGTGATTTATTTAAGTTCTTTTTCAGACCCATGGCAGGGAGAATATAATTTTAAAACAGCTGAAACCTTGGATGATGTTATAGGGGTGGCAAATTATGACATTGGGCATAATTTTAATACATCTGGGGGAGGGAATGCAGGTTGTATAGGTTGTGTTTGTGCTTCGTCTTCTCAATATAGTTTTCATAAAGGAAGAGGTTTTACCGGTAGTCCAAATCCTGTTGGGGATGCCTTTTATATAGACTATGTGGCTCATGAAATGGGGCATCAGTTTGGCGCATACCATACGCAATCAAGTGTACAGTGTTTCAGTGGAAATGGTGAAAGTGAAGTTGAGCCAGGTAGTGGTAGTTCTATTATGGGATATGCTGGTATTTGTTACCCAAACGTACAAAGTAATAGTGATGCACATTTCAACTATATTAGTGTCAAACAAATAACGGATAATGTTAAAACGGGAGTAGGAAATAATTGTGCTGAAGAAACAGATTTGGTAAATCAAGCCCCAGTAGCAAATGCTGGAAACGATTATGTAATTCCCGCTAGTACTGCTTTTGTTTTGACGGGTTCGGCTACCGATGTTGATGGTATTGAAACATTAACTTATAACTGGTCTCAAAATGATGCATCTCCTACAGGTAAGTACTCAACTCCTATGTCAACATGGACAACGGGTCCTGTGTATCGCTCTTTATTGCCCACAGATTCCCCTCAGCGCTACCTTCCAAAACTAGAAGATGTTTTGAATGGTAATTTAACACCAACATGGGAGGTGACCCCTTCAGTGTCTAGAGATTTGAATTTTGCCTTTTTGGTTCGTGATAATGGGAGTGGAGTTGGAAATGGAATCGGTCAAACGGACGCAGATTTAATGACTGTAACAGTGAATGCTGATGCAGGGCCCTTTGCAGTGACTTCTCAAAATGAAGAAGGTATTGTTTGGAATAGTGGTGAAACGGAAACTGTGACTTGGGATGTTGCTGGGACTACAGCAAACAATATCAATACTTCCCATGTCAACATCTTGTTGTCAACTAATGGCGGCGATAGTTTTGATATTGTCTTGGCGGAAAATACCCCTAATGATGGGCAAGAGGATATCGTTATTCCGGATGTTTTGCCATCGTTTTTTTGTCGGGTAATGGTGCAAGCGGTAGATAATATTTATTATGCTGTAAATTCTCAGGTGTTTGCTTTGGGGTATACCTGTGTGCAGTATGATTCTGGAGATCTAAATTTAGAAATTCCGGATGGTGTTGGAGCAAACAGCCCTGGAGACATTTTGTTAAGTTCTATTAATATTGAAGATTCTCAGGTGATTGAATCAATTAAAGTATACACAGATATTTCGCATAATTGGTCGGGGGACTTGTTTTTGGAATTGAGACATCCAGATGGGGAGACCGTAGTTACGCTATATGATAGAAATTGCAATGATGGACAAGATGATTTAGATGTGGTTTTTGATGATGAGGGAAGTGTCATTTCTTGTAGCAATCCTGTAAGTGGAGTATTTATACCAGAAACACCTTTAAGTACCTTCTCAGATTTGAATGCAGAAGGAGAATGGCAATTGGCTATAACTGATTTTTATTCTTCGGACCAAGGAACTTTAAACTCTTGGTATATTGAATTATGTGCTTTGACCAATAGTTCATTAGGAATTGATGAATTTGCAGCTAACGAATTCAATATATTTCCTAATCCTAATAAAGGAGAGTTTACTATTAAATTGAATTCTCATTCAGGGAATGATATTCAGGTGGATGTATACGATATTAGAGGGCGTTTGATATATGGAAAGGCTTTTGATAATTCATCGGATTTCAATCAAACTATAAGTTTGAGCAATGTATATTCTGGAATGTATTTGGTTACGGTAAATGATGGTGAACGCAGCGCGACCAAAAAGATTATTGTTGAATAG
- a CDS encoding M43 family zinc metalloprotease, with the protein MKKTTFNLMLWGCMALSPFLKAQNPETTQIRTCLTDEHNQQLLNKHPNMMGSETYENRLAPKIETLKTQIKNSNGQRSLQYTIPVVVHVIHNGEPIGTGANISDEQVLSQIQVLNEDYRRMAGTNGFNTHPDGADVEIEFCLASRTPDGCVTTGIDRIDMSNINTTWASPNTIDAVLKPATIWDASQYMNMWSVNFGSNGLLGYAQFPGGPANTDGVVSDYRFFGSNDAEGVTIPGVYNLGRTMTHEVGHYLGLYHTFESNGAGNGCSGNGDYCDDTPAVASGNYGCPSNLDSCPFPSGMPDMVENYMDYTNDACMNVFTNDQKARILATLQNSANRPNSTSSDACTALAAVNDDASIEIRSMDTDACTGTVSANVRITNYGESTLTSAEINCDIDGSDSEVYSWTGSLGYGEFEDITLPTLINSAAGDHNYNAEVTTANNNLDQRDCNNFVSYQFTSAESYASTTQVHLTLVTDDYGADTEWEFRDSEGTILYSESYSNFDSNTTFNYSFDVIADECYTFLITDSWGDGLTDEGGSYTLTTDDDTVIHTGSDFGDSEETLISTYTLSTEDYFRTTAISLYPNPVSSQLNISLGSSNNLPDSYEIFNILGQSILQKSITNSSDLSINTSAFSNGMYFIKLTKESSSTTLRFIKK; encoded by the coding sequence ATGAAAAAAACTACTTTTAACTTAATGCTTTGGGGCTGTATGGCACTATCGCCATTCCTAAAAGCACAAAATCCCGAAACTACCCAAATCCGGACTTGCTTAACTGACGAGCACAACCAACAATTGCTAAACAAGCACCCAAATATGATGGGAAGCGAAACCTACGAAAATAGGTTAGCACCTAAAATTGAAACCTTAAAAACTCAAATCAAAAATTCAAATGGACAACGTAGCCTTCAATACACCATACCTGTGGTGGTACACGTCATCCATAATGGAGAACCAATTGGAACGGGGGCCAATATCTCTGACGAACAAGTACTGTCACAAATTCAAGTTTTAAATGAGGACTACAGAAGAATGGCTGGTACCAATGGATTTAACACGCACCCTGACGGAGCAGACGTGGAAATAGAATTCTGCCTAGCCTCAAGAACTCCAGATGGCTGTGTTACTACAGGAATAGATCGCATTGACATGTCGAACATAAACACAACATGGGCAAGCCCCAATACCATCGATGCCGTTCTAAAGCCTGCTACCATATGGGACGCTTCTCAATATATGAACATGTGGTCTGTTAACTTTGGCAGCAATGGTTTATTGGGCTATGCTCAATTTCCTGGAGGGCCAGCAAACACAGATGGTGTTGTATCAGACTACCGCTTTTTTGGAAGTAATGATGCGGAGGGAGTAACTATACCTGGTGTATACAATTTAGGAAGAACTATGACCCATGAAGTAGGGCACTATTTAGGTCTCTATCACACCTTCGAAAGTAATGGTGCAGGTAATGGTTGTAGTGGAAATGGAGATTACTGCGATGACACACCTGCGGTTGCTTCCGGAAATTACGGATGCCCCTCAAATTTAGATTCTTGCCCCTTCCCAAGTGGAATGCCCGATATGGTAGAGAACTACATGGATTACACCAATGATGCTTGCATGAATGTCTTTACCAATGATCAAAAAGCGAGAATCTTGGCCACATTACAAAATTCTGCTAACAGACCGAATTCAACCTCTTCCGATGCCTGCACAGCCTTAGCTGCTGTTAATGACGATGCATCCATCGAGATAAGATCTATGGATACGGATGCCTGCACAGGAACGGTTTCTGCTAACGTAAGGATCACAAACTATGGTGAAAGCACCTTAACCTCTGCAGAAATCAATTGCGATATCGATGGTTCCGACTCTGAAGTTTACTCATGGACAGGATCATTGGGTTATGGCGAATTTGAAGATATAACCCTCCCTACATTGATAAATTCCGCGGCAGGAGATCACAATTATAATGCCGAGGTAACAACTGCCAACAACAACTTAGATCAGCGCGACTGTAACAATTTTGTATCCTACCAGTTCACAAGTGCAGAATCATACGCCTCAACCACACAAGTTCATTTAACTTTAGTCACTGACGATTATGGAGCTGATACTGAATGGGAGTTCAGAGATAGTGAAGGAACAATTCTATATTCAGAAAGCTATTCAAATTTTGATTCGAATACGACATTCAATTACTCCTTTGATGTTATTGCTGATGAATGCTACACTTTTTTAATAACAGACTCTTGGGGAGATGGTTTAACAGACGAAGGAGGTTCCTACACTTTAACCACAGATGACGACACCGTGATCCATACAGGTAGTGATTTCGGTGATTCTGAAGAAACATTAATATCCACTTATACATTGAGTACAGAAGACTATTTTAGAACAACTGCTATTTCTTTGTACCCAAATCCTGTTAGTTCGCAACTGAATATATCTTTGGGAAGCTCTAACAACCTTCCAGATTCGTATGAGATATTTAACATTCTTGGACAGTCTATTCTACAAAAATCAATTACAAATAGTTCTGACTTGTCAATTAATACTTCTGCGTTTAGTAACGGCATGTATTTTATAAAACTTACTAAAGAATCAAGTAGTACAACATTGCGATTTATCAAAAAATAA
- a CDS encoding bifunctional riboflavin kinase/FAD synthetase, whose protein sequence is MKLHNSPTTYIDKPSVITIGTFDGVHIGHQKIIKRLITTAKKEGLESVILTFFPHPRMVLQKDANIKLLNTISERQEILEQTGLNHLIIKSFTKDFANLSAHDYVKNILVDELHAKHIIIGYDHRFGKNRSANIENLKTYGKEFDFEVEEISAEDIENVAVSSTKIRSALNNGDVATANSYLGYHYFLTGTISKGKGLGKQIGFPTANIHIEEAYKLIPKNGVYVVKSQSNQQTVFGMMNIGTNPTVNGKQQSIEVHFFDIDENLYGKTVRVELLHRLRDEQKFGSVALLQEQLKMDRENSLKFIANIND, encoded by the coding sequence TTGAAACTGCACAATTCTCCAACAACATATATAGATAAACCTTCTGTAATAACCATAGGCACTTTTGATGGTGTACATATTGGCCATCAAAAGATTATCAAACGCCTTATTACAACAGCTAAAAAGGAAGGATTGGAATCTGTTATACTCACTTTTTTTCCACACCCTAGAATGGTCCTTCAAAAAGATGCCAACATCAAACTCTTGAACACCATTTCAGAACGTCAGGAAATTTTAGAACAAACTGGCTTAAACCATTTAATTATAAAATCTTTCACCAAAGATTTTGCTAATTTATCAGCCCATGATTATGTCAAAAACATTCTGGTAGATGAATTACATGCCAAACATATTATTATTGGTTACGACCACCGTTTTGGAAAAAACAGAAGCGCCAACATTGAAAACCTAAAAACTTACGGCAAGGAGTTTGATTTTGAAGTTGAAGAAATCTCTGCGGAAGATATTGAAAATGTAGCCGTAAGCTCCACCAAAATAAGATCAGCTTTAAACAACGGAGATGTAGCCACAGCCAATTCTTATTTAGGCTATCATTATTTCTTAACAGGAACCATATCAAAAGGTAAAGGACTGGGCAAACAAATTGGTTTTCCAACTGCCAATATTCACATCGAGGAAGCGTATAAACTTATTCCAAAAAATGGAGTGTATGTTGTAAAATCACAATCAAACCAGCAAACGGTTTTTGGGATGATGAATATTGGCACCAACCCAACAGTAAATGGAAAACAACAATCCATCGAAGTTCATTTTTTCGATATCGATGAAAACCTTTACGGTAAAACCGTTCGTGTTGAACTATTGCACCGTCTAAGGGATGAACAAAAATTTGGGTCGGTGGCTTTATTACAGGAGCAGTTAAAAATGGATCGGGAAAATTCCCTTAAATTCATTGCCAACATTAATGACTAA
- a CDS encoding HTTM domain-containing protein, whose protein sequence is MTKTLFKHIDNSALVIFRVIFGFLLVCESIGAIFTGWIKRTLIDPEFTFSFIGFEWLQPLPGNGMYFYYAVMGLFGLFIMLGYKYRWSMLAFTLMWSATYFMQKSSYNNHYYLLILLSAIMVIQPANRYVSLDAKLHPEIKSTSMPQWCKYIFVVQLFIVYTYASIAKIYPDWLDGSAIGLILKSKQHYFLVGELLQQKWVHYCLAYGGILFDGLVIPLLLWKPTRKYAFIASVFFHLFNSFVFQVGIFPYLSLAFNLFFFDPRTIQKLFLKNKKFYDKGDIIIPKYHKIIVGIFVLYFLVQIALPLRHHLIQDDVLWTEEGHRLSWRMMLRAKSGMANYKVIDKATGKELPIRLTDYLTQKQIRGAKAKPDIIWQFSQRLKKDFADKGFEVQVFVTCFVSVNGKPRQQLIDPNVDLANVPWEPFKHSSWILPSKQD, encoded by the coding sequence ATGACTAAAACCTTATTCAAACATATAGACAATAGTGCCCTAGTAATATTTAGGGTTATCTTTGGATTTCTATTAGTTTGCGAAAGTATTGGTGCCATCTTCACGGGATGGATCAAGCGTACCCTTATAGACCCCGAATTCACATTCTCATTTATTGGTTTTGAATGGCTACAACCATTACCCGGAAATGGCATGTATTTCTACTATGCTGTTATGGGGCTATTTGGTCTTTTCATTATGCTTGGCTACAAATACCGTTGGAGTATGTTGGCTTTTACCCTAATGTGGTCTGCAACTTATTTTATGCAAAAGTCATCCTATAACAACCATTATTACTTGTTGATACTTCTTAGTGCCATAATGGTCATCCAACCTGCCAACAGATATGTTTCATTGGATGCCAAGCTACATCCCGAAATCAAAAGTACTTCGATGCCTCAATGGTGTAAATATATTTTCGTGGTGCAGCTATTCATTGTTTACACCTATGCTTCTATTGCCAAAATATACCCAGACTGGCTCGATGGTTCTGCCATTGGGTTGATCTTAAAATCCAAACAGCATTATTTTTTGGTTGGCGAACTTTTGCAACAAAAATGGGTTCACTACTGCCTAGCCTATGGAGGCATTTTGTTTGATGGTTTGGTAATTCCTCTTTTGCTCTGGAAACCAACCCGTAAATATGCCTTTATTGCTTCCGTTTTTTTCCACTTATTTAACTCATTTGTATTTCAAGTTGGTATTTTTCCCTATTTATCCTTAGCCTTCAATCTCTTCTTTTTTGATCCAAGAACCATTCAAAAACTTTTCCTAAAAAACAAAAAGTTTTATGACAAAGGAGACATCATCATTCCAAAGTACCACAAAATTATTGTAGGTATCTTTGTCCTGTACTTTTTGGTTCAAATTGCACTTCCGTTAAGGCATCATTTAATACAAGACGATGTACTATGGACCGAAGAAGGACACCGTTTATCTTGGCGAATGATGTTAAGAGCAAAAAGCGGCATGGCCAATTACAAAGTAATCGATAAAGCTACAGGCAAAGAATTACCCATTAGACTTACCGATTACCTCACTCAAAAACAAATTAGAGGAGCAAAAGCAAAACCCGACATAATATGGCAGTTTTCACAACGACTCAAAAAAGATTTTGCCGATAAGGGATTTGAAGTACAAGTATTCGTTACCTGCTTTGTAAGTGTTAATGGAAAACCTCGCCAGCAACTTATAGACCCTAATGTAGATCTGGCCAATGTACCATGGGAACCCTTCAAACATAGCTCGTGGATTTTGCCCTCAAAACAAGATTGA
- the serS gene encoding serine--tRNA ligase, whose protein sequence is MLQVPFIRDNQADIIERLSKRNIDATEMIENVLNLDEDRRRFQTQLDNILAESNSISKEIGMLFKSGKVAEANALKEKTGQLKEDSKTLSDQLNETTEALNQLLYKIPNVPNKIVPAGNTDEDNEEIYREGEVPVLPEGALPHWELAKKYDIIDFELGNKITGAGFPVYKGKGARLQRALISYFLDKNTQAGYTEYQLPHLVNEASGFGTGQLPDKEGQMYHVTEDNLYLIPTAEVPATNIFRDEMLNKTDLPIALTGYTPCFRREAGSYGAHVRGLNRLHQFDKVEILRVEHPERSYQALEEMVEHVKGILKELKLPYRILRLCGGDLGFTSALTYDFEVFSTAQDRWLEISSVSNFETFQANRLKLRFKNADGKKQLCHTLNGSSLALPRVLAGILENYQTEDGIEIPEALIPYTGFDKI, encoded by the coding sequence ATGCTACAAGTACCTTTTATTAGAGACAACCAAGCCGATATTATTGAACGTTTGTCAAAACGAAATATCGATGCCACCGAAATGATAGAAAACGTCCTTAACCTTGATGAGGATAGAAGACGTTTCCAAACACAATTGGACAATATATTGGCTGAATCCAATAGTATCTCCAAAGAAATTGGAATGTTGTTCAAATCGGGAAAAGTAGCAGAGGCCAATGCCCTTAAGGAAAAAACAGGTCAGTTGAAAGAAGACTCAAAAACACTTTCTGACCAACTTAACGAAACCACAGAAGCTCTAAACCAGTTACTGTATAAAATACCTAACGTTCCTAACAAAATTGTTCCTGCTGGCAATACCGATGAGGACAATGAAGAAATATACCGTGAAGGAGAGGTTCCCGTTTTACCAGAAGGCGCCTTACCCCATTGGGAATTGGCCAAGAAATATGACATCATAGATTTTGAATTAGGAAATAAAATAACCGGCGCAGGCTTTCCCGTGTATAAAGGGAAAGGAGCTCGATTACAGCGTGCCCTTATTTCTTACTTCCTTGATAAAAATACCCAAGCAGGCTATACCGAATACCAATTACCGCATCTGGTAAATGAAGCCTCTGGATTTGGGACTGGTCAGTTGCCAGACAAAGAAGGCCAAATGTACCATGTTACGGAAGATAATTTGTATTTGATACCCACTGCGGAGGTCCCTGCAACAAACATTTTTAGAGATGAAATGTTGAATAAAACAGATCTACCTATAGCCCTAACAGGATATACACCCTGTTTCAGAAGGGAAGCAGGAAGTTATGGAGCACACGTAAGAGGTCTAAACCGTCTGCATCAATTTGATAAAGTTGAAATTTTACGCGTGGAGCATCCAGAAAGGTCGTACCAAGCTTTAGAGGAAATGGTTGAACACGTTAAAGGTATTCTTAAAGAATTGAAACTCCCATATCGTATCTTACGTTTATGTGGTGGCGATTTAGGATTCACCTCTGCCCTTACTTATGACTTTGAAGTTTTCTCAACAGCCCAAGACCGTTGGTTGGAAATTTCTTCGGTTTCCAATTTTGAAACCTTTCAAGCCAATCGTCTTAAATTAAGATTTAAAAATGCCGATGGCAAAAAACAGTTATGCCATACACTTAACGGTAGTTCACTAGCTTTGCCAAGGGTATTGGCAGGCATCTTGGAAAACTACCAAACCGAAGACGGTATAGAAATTCCAGAAGCACTTATTCCATACACGGGATTTGACAAAATATAA